From a single Streptomyces sp. NBC_00377 genomic region:
- a CDS encoding LCP family protein, with protein MPATPPRSPRHPRPPRRPPRSAVRRRRPRWAMRATTTLSVVLLAAAGIGHSVVAGLDADIARVDPFKDMKNRPRAGHGMNLLLVGTDGREAVKEAERRRYRLGGAPCHCTDTIMIVHISEDRERASVVSLPRDSYAVTPPHTDQVTGEEHRGHPIRINSAYAEGGPQLTVRTVENMTHVKIDHYLEVDFTSFMKTVDVLGGVKICTAEPLRDTYTGLDLAPGAYTLKGGQALQYVRSRHADASSDLGRMKRQQRFLAALVARATSSGVLLNPLRFRDVTRAVLGSVRADRGFGTDELLDLGRAMRTFSPSSSEFTTVPIGQMGYVAKGIGSTLKWDPVRSQRLFRALRDDEPLAAGARPPGGGATRVDVAPQQIRVQVENGTRIAGLGGRVDAALAATGFRTTRQPVSAAAPTARRTVVAYDPRWDRSAKSLATALPGSELRPVKGLGPTLRVIAGSDFRQVRKVRAAQAEQGEFGVVRGDEVGCP; from the coding sequence ATGCCCGCCACACCGCCCCGGTCCCCGCGTCATCCACGCCCACCGCGTCGTCCGCCCCGTTCCGCCGTCCGGCGCCGGCGCCCCCGCTGGGCCATGCGGGCGACGACCACGCTCTCGGTGGTGCTCCTGGCCGCCGCCGGGATCGGTCACTCGGTGGTCGCCGGTCTCGACGCGGACATCGCCCGGGTCGACCCCTTCAAGGACATGAAGAACCGCCCGCGGGCCGGCCACGGCATGAACCTCCTGCTGGTCGGCACCGACGGACGCGAGGCGGTCAAGGAGGCGGAGCGCCGCCGCTACCGGCTGGGCGGGGCTCCCTGCCACTGCACCGACACGATCATGATCGTGCACATCTCGGAGGACCGTGAGCGGGCCAGCGTCGTCAGTCTCCCGCGCGACTCCTACGCCGTGACGCCCCCGCACACCGACCAGGTCACCGGCGAGGAGCACCGGGGCCACCCGATCAGGATCAACTCGGCGTACGCGGAGGGCGGGCCGCAGCTCACCGTCCGCACGGTCGAGAACATGACCCATGTGAAGATCGACCACTATCTGGAGGTCGACTTCACCAGCTTCATGAAGACGGTGGACGTGCTGGGCGGCGTGAAGATCTGCACGGCGGAGCCTCTGAGGGACACGTACACGGGGCTGGACCTGGCGCCGGGCGCGTACACGCTCAAGGGCGGGCAGGCCCTCCAGTACGTCCGCTCCCGGCACGCGGACGCCTCCTCCGACCTGGGCCGGATGAAGCGCCAACAGCGCTTCCTGGCGGCCCTGGTGGCCCGGGCCACCTCCTCCGGGGTCCTGCTGAACCCCCTGAGGTTCCGGGACGTGACACGGGCGGTGCTCGGCTCGGTGCGGGCCGACCGGGGCTTCGGCACGGACGAACTCCTCGACCTCGGCCGGGCGATGCGCACGTTCTCCCCTTCCTCCTCCGAGTTCACCACCGTCCCCATCGGTCAGATGGGATACGTCGCGAAAGGCATCGGCTCGACGCTGAAGTGGGATCCGGTGCGGTCACAGCGCCTCTTCCGGGCCCTGCGCGACGACGAGCCCCTCGCCGCCGGCGCCCGCCCGCCCGGCGGCGGGGCCACCCGCGTGGACGTGGCCCCGCAGCAGATCCGCGTCCAGGTCGAGAACGGCACCCGTATCGCGGGGCTCGGCGGGCGGGTGGACGCGGCGCTGGCAGCGACGGGCTTCCGCACCACCCGGCAGCCGGTCAGTGCCGCCGCCCCCACCGCCCGGCGCACGGTCGTCGCCTACGACCCCCGCTGGGACCGCTCCGCGAAATCCCTCGCGACCGCCCTTCCGGGCAGCGAACTACGGCCCGTGAAGGGCCTCGGGCCGACCCTGCGGGTCATCGCGGGGAGCGACTTCCGGCAGGTGAGGAAGGTGCGGGCGGCCCAGGCGGAGCAGGGGGAGTTCGGGGTGGTCCGGGGGGACGAAGTGGGCTGCCCCTGA
- a CDS encoding LCP family protein, whose protein sequence is MRKAAGPGGPLLGPGVGASADGRGLIRRRRRRWLRYGAGAVGVVVLATGVTGWVVYAKLDGNITPDDAAAAELARYAKERPTSLVKDAQNVLLIGSDSRSGDGNRKYGRDSGTERSDTTILLHLAAGRHSATAVSVPRDLMVDVPGCLRPDGKRTEPMFAMFNSAFQTGGSACTIRTVEKLTGVRIDHHVVVDFSGFKDMVDAVDGVEVCLKKPIDDKDAGLRLPAGKVTLDGEQALGYVRVRKSLGNGSDTDRMDRQQRFLGALVNKVQSNDVLLNPVKLYPVLDAATSSLTTDPDLASLRGLYELVRGLRDIPAEHVQFLTVPRESYLYDANRDQLVEPEAEKLFERLRTDAPVRVSKRIPTNSAPAESADYGPFLSRAAGRAASGAVSPTPPAPTFRGTTAAEDDCG, encoded by the coding sequence GTGAGGAAAGCGGCGGGTCCGGGCGGGCCCCTCCTCGGGCCGGGGGTGGGCGCGTCCGCCGACGGGCGGGGTCTCATACGCCGGCGCCGGCGGCGGTGGCTGCGGTACGGGGCCGGGGCGGTGGGTGTGGTCGTGCTGGCGACCGGGGTGACGGGGTGGGTCGTCTACGCGAAGCTCGACGGGAACATCACGCCCGACGACGCGGCCGCGGCGGAGCTCGCGCGGTATGCGAAGGAGCGGCCGACCTCGTTGGTGAAGGACGCGCAGAACGTCCTGCTCATCGGGTCCGACTCGCGGTCGGGGGACGGCAACCGGAAGTACGGGCGGGACTCCGGGACCGAGCGGTCGGACACGACGATCCTGCTGCATCTGGCGGCCGGACGGCACAGCGCCACCGCCGTCTCCGTCCCGCGCGATCTGATGGTGGACGTGCCGGGCTGTCTGCGGCCGGACGGGAAGCGGACGGAGCCGATGTTCGCGATGTTCAACTCCGCTTTCCAGACCGGGGGTTCGGCCTGCACGATCCGGACGGTGGAGAAGCTGACGGGGGTGCGGATCGACCATCACGTGGTGGTCGACTTCAGCGGCTTCAAGGACATGGTCGACGCCGTGGACGGGGTGGAGGTGTGTCTGAAGAAGCCGATCGACGACAAGGACGCCGGACTGCGGCTGCCCGCCGGGAAGGTCACGCTCGACGGGGAGCAGGCGCTCGGATACGTCCGGGTCCGCAAATCCCTCGGGAACGGCAGCGACACCGACCGGATGGACCGGCAGCAACGGTTCCTCGGTGCGCTCGTCAACAAGGTGCAGAGCAATGACGTCCTGCTGAACCCGGTGAAGCTGTATCCGGTGCTGGACGCGGCGACGTCCTCGCTCACCACCGATCCGGATCTGGCGAGTCTGCGCGGACTCTACGAACTCGTGCGCGGACTGCGGGACATTCCTGCCGAACATGTGCAATTCCTGACCGTTCCACGGGAGTCGTACCTCTACGACGCCAATCGCGACCAACTCGTGGAGCCCGAGGCGGAGAAACTGTTCGAACGGCTGCGCACCGACGCGCCGGTGAGGGTTTCTAAGAGAATTCCCACGAACTCGGCCCCTGCGGAGTCGGCCGACTACGGTCCGTTCCTGTCGAGGGCCGCCGGACGTGCGGCTTCCGGTGCGGTTTCGCCCACTCCGCCCGCTCCCACGTTCCGCGGGACCACCGCCGCCGAGGACGACTGCGGGTAA
- a CDS encoding LCP family protein has translation MSLTTREEESASEGGGRRGGGRGAGRGPDRRRRRRRALRWSATVLAVVILGGAGAGYLYYEHLNSNIKHDDLNIGDDKDRAADTKANSAGQTALNILLIGSDARDTAANQKLGGAKYDFGGPPLADVQMLLHISADRSNMSVVSMPRDTLLDIPKCTDPDDGTTYKALQGEMTNASLSRGGPGCTVATWEKLTDIHIDHFMMIDFAGVVSMADAIGGVPVCVDANVYSHTSTGKGSGLKLEEGTHSVKGKQALQWLRTRYGFEDDTDLARAKAQHQYMNSMVRELRASAKLTSPNKLRKLAEAATKAITVDDGLDTITKMYDLAGELQKVPTDRITMTTMPNRYQGSRVVPTEDAKQLFRLVREDIALDGKDAKKATASPSPTVTDPAAANDRIAVQVHNGTSTSVLAAVRGRATAVKELLTGKGFTEAVADTSPATAVAATVVRYPSADLQGDALAVAKALGIPAGQVKRTTEVSGVTVVVGADWRSDTAYKAPVKDDKTPDTAEAINASDTTQCMHVDPNYTW, from the coding sequence ATGTCCTTGACGACGCGGGAAGAAGAGAGCGCGTCCGAGGGGGGCGGCAGACGCGGCGGGGGGCGCGGCGCGGGCCGCGGCCCGGATCGCAGACGCCGACGTCGACGCGCGTTGCGCTGGTCGGCGACGGTGCTCGCGGTGGTCATACTCGGCGGCGCGGGGGCCGGATACCTCTACTACGAACACCTCAACTCGAACATCAAGCACGACGACCTGAACATCGGCGACGACAAGGACCGGGCGGCCGACACCAAGGCCAACTCGGCCGGGCAGACGGCGCTGAACATCCTGCTGATCGGCTCGGACGCCCGTGACACCGCGGCGAACCAGAAGCTCGGCGGCGCCAAGTACGACTTCGGCGGCCCCCCGCTGGCGGACGTCCAGATGCTGCTGCACATATCGGCGGACCGCAGCAACATGTCGGTGGTGAGCATGCCGCGCGACACCCTGCTGGACATCCCCAAGTGCACGGACCCCGACGACGGGACCACCTACAAGGCGTTGCAGGGCGAGATGACGAACGCGTCGCTCAGCCGCGGCGGCCCGGGCTGCACGGTGGCCACGTGGGAGAAGCTCACGGACATCCACATCGACCACTTCATGATGATCGACTTCGCGGGTGTCGTCTCCATGGCGGACGCGATCGGCGGCGTCCCGGTCTGCGTGGACGCCAACGTCTACTCGCACACCAGCACCGGCAAGGGCTCCGGCCTGAAGCTGGAGGAGGGCACGCACTCCGTCAAGGGCAAGCAGGCCCTCCAGTGGCTGCGCACCCGTTACGGCTTCGAGGACGACACCGACCTGGCCCGCGCCAAGGCGCAGCACCAGTACATGAACTCGATGGTCCGCGAGCTGCGCGCCAGCGCCAAGCTGACCAGCCCCAACAAGCTGCGCAAGCTCGCCGAGGCGGCGACGAAGGCGATCACCGTCGACGACGGCCTCGACACCATCACGAAGATGTACGACCTCGCGGGCGAGCTCCAGAAGGTGCCCACCGACCGCATCACGATGACGACGATGCCCAACCGCTACCAGGGCAGCCGGGTGGTGCCGACGGAGGACGCCAAGCAGCTGTTCCGCCTGGTGCGCGAGGACATCGCCCTGGACGGCAAGGACGCCAAGAAGGCCACCGCCAGCCCCTCGCCGACGGTCACGGACCCGGCCGCCGCGAACGACAGGATCGCGGTGCAGGTGCACAACGGGACGTCCACGAGCGTGCTGGCGGCAGTGCGGGGACGGGCGACGGCGGTGAAGGAGCTCCTGACCGGCAAGGGCTTCACCGAGGCGGTCGCGGACACCTCGCCGGCCACGGCCGTGGCGGCCACGGTGGTCCGCTACCCGAGCGCCGACCTCCAGGGCGACGCCCTGGCGGTGGCCAAGGCCCTCGGCATCCCGGCAGGTCAGGTGAAGAGGACCACCGAGGTCTCCGGGGTCACGGTCGTGGTGGGCGCGGACTGGCGGTCGGATACGGCGTACAAGGCGCCGGTCAAGGACGACAAGACGCCCGACACGGCCGAGGCGATCAACGCGTCCGACACCACCCAGTGCATGCACGTGGACCCGAACTACACCTGGTAG
- a CDS encoding LCP family protein, with product MDAQGRGRADNIDPADQWVLNPNTGEYELRLTPSAPQSAVPGPRRGDSGRPRGGGGEARGRTAAGRQSPSSSSEEAPGPEAPSSRRRRGTPAEEPANRRGRRPVKKKSKVKKILLWTGGIMAFVLVGTAGAAYLYIEHLNGNITSVSDDGASTGGFSKDKAINLLVIGTDKRTGSGNEGYGDSGSVGHADTTILLHVSKDRTNATALSIPRDLIVNVPNCRTEQEDGSSKVIPGTDNVRFNTSLGQDGRTPSCTVRTVTELTGIQADNFMVADFNAVKTLTTAVGGVEVCLGKDIDDEDSHLKLSKGTHTIEGEQALAFVRTRHSVGFGGDLSRIALQQQFLSALMRKLKSNDTLTSPTKMLKLAEAGTKALTVDSKLDEIDKLKDLGLELGKLNVKNLTFTTVPVVDNPAEKVKATVVVNTSTAPTVFQMIKDDVSFTAVKQQAAASKDAAAAAAAARLKGAQSAASAVRVQVMNGGAPAGSAQETLSWLQNDEGVTKSENAGNAPAALSRTTLEYAPDQADQARKLAAIMGLPGTALKPGKSVENSQGLPTMTLTLGKDFKGAGVSLTAPTAVPDTVQKSTADKVECAK from the coding sequence GTGGACGCGCAAGGCCGTGGGCGGGCGGACAACATCGACCCCGCAGACCAGTGGGTGCTCAATCCGAACACCGGCGAATACGAACTGCGACTGACTCCTTCCGCACCGCAATCGGCGGTGCCCGGGCCTCGTAGGGGCGACTCCGGTCGGCCCCGGGGCGGAGGAGGCGAGGCGCGCGGCCGTACGGCGGCGGGTCGGCAGTCGCCTTCGTCGTCGTCCGAGGAGGCGCCGGGCCCGGAGGCCCCTTCGTCGCGCCGTCGCAGAGGCACGCCGGCGGAGGAACCGGCGAACCGGCGTGGGCGCCGGCCGGTGAAGAAGAAGTCGAAGGTGAAGAAGATCCTGCTGTGGACCGGCGGGATCATGGCTTTCGTCCTGGTGGGCACCGCCGGTGCGGCCTACCTCTACATCGAGCACCTCAACGGCAACATCACGTCCGTCTCCGACGACGGCGCGAGCACCGGTGGGTTCAGCAAGGACAAGGCGATCAACCTGCTGGTGATCGGCACCGACAAGCGCACCGGTTCGGGCAACGAGGGCTACGGCGACTCCGGCAGCGTGGGCCACGCGGACACCACGATCCTGCTGCACGTCTCCAAGGACCGGACGAACGCGACCGCGCTCAGCATCCCGCGCGACCTGATCGTGAACGTCCCGAACTGCCGGACCGAGCAGGAGGACGGTTCGTCCAAGGTCATCCCGGGCACGGACAACGTCCGCTTCAACACCAGCCTCGGGCAGGACGGCCGCACGCCCAGCTGCACCGTGCGCACGGTCACCGAGCTGACCGGGATCCAGGCCGACAACTTCATGGTCGCCGACTTCAACGCGGTCAAGACGCTGACCACGGCGGTCGGCGGTGTCGAGGTGTGCCTGGGCAAGGACATCGACGACGAGGACTCGCATCTGAAGCTGTCGAAGGGCACGCACACCATCGAGGGTGAGCAGGCGCTGGCCTTCGTGCGCACCCGGCACTCCGTCGGCTTCGGCGGCGACCTGAGCCGCATCGCTCTTCAGCAGCAGTTCCTCAGCGCGCTGATGCGCAAGCTGAAGTCGAACGACACGCTCACCAGCCCCACCAAGATGCTCAAGCTGGCCGAGGCGGGCACCAAGGCGCTCACCGTCGACAGCAAGCTGGACGAGATCGACAAGCTGAAGGACCTGGGCCTCGAGCTGGGCAAGCTCAACGTCAAGAACCTGACCTTCACCACCGTGCCGGTGGTCGACAACCCGGCCGAGAAGGTCAAGGCCACGGTCGTCGTGAACACGTCGACGGCGCCCACCGTCTTCCAGATGATCAAGGACGACGTCTCCTTCACCGCGGTGAAGCAGCAGGCGGCGGCTTCGAAGGACGCGGCGGCCGCGGCCGCTGCGGCTCGTCTCAAGGGCGCCCAGTCGGCCGCCTCCGCGGTGCGGGTGCAGGTCATGAACGGCGGCGCCCCGGCCGGCAGCGCACAGGAGACTCTTAGCTGGCTGCAGAATGATGAGGGCGTGACGAAGTCCGAGAACGCGGGCAACGCTCCCGCGGCGCTGAGCAGGACCACGCTCGAGTACGCGCCCGACCAGGCCGACCAGGCACGCAAGCTCGCCGCCATCATGGGGCTGCCCGGGACCGCGCTGAAGCCGGGCAAGAGCGTCGAGAACTCCCAGGGTCTGCCGACGATGACGTTGACGCTGGGCAAGGACTTCAAGGGCGCGGGCGTTTCGCTCACGGCTCCGACCGCCGTGCCGGACACGGTCCAGAAGTCCACGGCGGACAAGGTCGAGTGCGCCAAGTAG
- a CDS encoding four-helix bundle copper-binding protein, translating into MTQPGTMTTMSKEMQDCVEACMTCHSVCEETMSSCMQMGGQAQMQIMRALMDCSETTRMCADMMMRRSPMSAEMCAMCAKACDMCAEACTAMPDDPQMMRCAESCRRCADMCRTMAGATM; encoded by the coding sequence ATGACCCAGCCCGGAACCATGACCACCATGAGCAAGGAGATGCAGGACTGCGTCGAGGCGTGCATGACCTGCCACAGCGTGTGCGAGGAGACCATGAGCTCCTGCATGCAGATGGGCGGCCAGGCCCAGATGCAGATCATGCGCGCGCTCATGGACTGCTCCGAGACGACCCGCATGTGCGCCGACATGATGATGCGGCGCTCGCCCATGTCGGCCGAGATGTGCGCGATGTGCGCCAAGGCCTGCGACATGTGCGCCGAGGCGTGTACGGCCATGCCGGACGATCCCCAGATGATGCGCTGCGCCGAGTCCTGTCGCCGCTGCGCCGACATGTGCCGCACGATGGCGGGCGCCACGATGTGA
- a CDS encoding glycosyltransferase family 2 protein, producing the protein MNAKPDVQLPAVSVIMPVLDEERHLRGAVQAILAQEYAGEMEVVIAIGPSTDRTEEIAAELVAETASGRNKRVHTVPNPTGRTPAALNAAIKASRHPIVVRVDGHGMLSPNYIATAVRLLEETGAQNVGGIMHAEGETDWEHAVAAAMTSKIGVGNAAFHTGGQAGPAETVYLGVFRRAALEQQGGYNEEFVRAQDWELNFRIREAGGLIWFSPELKVSYRPRPSVRALAKQYKDYGRWRHVVARYHEGSINLRYLAPPTAVCAIAAGIVVGAALTPLGFVIPGAYLAAIVAGSLPAGKGLPAKARLQIPVALATMHMSWGFGFLTSPKALARKVIASRRPAVLSDAR; encoded by the coding sequence ATGAACGCCAAGCCCGACGTGCAGCTCCCCGCCGTGTCCGTCATCATGCCCGTCCTCGACGAGGAGCGGCATCTGCGCGGAGCCGTCCAAGCGATCCTCGCGCAGGAGTACGCCGGCGAGATGGAGGTCGTGATCGCCATCGGTCCGTCCACGGACCGTACGGAAGAGATCGCGGCCGAGCTCGTCGCCGAGACGGCCTCCGGCCGGAACAAGCGCGTGCACACCGTCCCCAATCCCACCGGGCGCACGCCCGCCGCGCTCAACGCCGCGATCAAGGCCTCCCGCCATCCGATCGTCGTCCGCGTCGACGGGCACGGGATGCTCTCGCCGAACTACATCGCCACCGCCGTGCGTCTCCTGGAGGAGACCGGCGCGCAGAACGTCGGCGGCATCATGCACGCCGAGGGCGAGACCGACTGGGAGCACGCGGTGGCCGCGGCCATGACCTCGAAGATCGGGGTGGGCAACGCGGCCTTCCACACGGGAGGGCAGGCCGGCCCGGCGGAGACCGTGTACCTCGGCGTCTTCCGGCGGGCGGCGCTGGAACAACAGGGCGGCTACAACGAGGAGTTCGTCCGCGCCCAGGACTGGGAGCTGAACTTCCGCATCAGGGAGGCGGGCGGCCTCATCTGGTTCTCGCCCGAGCTCAAGGTGTCGTACCGGCCGCGGCCCAGCGTCAGGGCGCTCGCCAAGCAGTACAAGGACTACGGGCGCTGGCGGCACGTCGTCGCCCGCTACCACGAGGGCTCCATCAACCTGCGCTACCTCGCCCCGCCGACCGCGGTGTGCGCGATAGCCGCCGGGATCGTGGTGGGCGCCGCGCTGACCCCGCTGGGCTTCGTGATCCCCGGCGCCTACCTCGCGGCGATCGTCGCCGGTTCGCTGCCGGCCGGCAAGGGGCTGCCGGCGAAGGCACGGCTACAGATCCCCGTGGCCCTCGCCACCATGCACATGTCGTGGGGGTTCGGCTTCCTGACCAGTCCGAAGGCGCTGGCCAGGAAGGTCATCGCGTCGAGGCGCCCCGCGGTCCTCAGCGACGCGCGCTGA
- a CDS encoding LCP family protein — MNDWPEGWSDSDRGNRYGGGSANAQPESPRVMRQVRRGPAAPPQGGGVPQQPSYVNGQGYGDFTDARGAGYDSGYSSGQVYGGGGGDSGGPGDPGGYGTRAPRPAPNWRRRIKWTAISVLTVLVVTSVGTYFWADGKLKREVDLSKVIDRPEGGDGTNYLIVGSDSREGLSAEEKKELHTGSAEGKRTDSMMILHVGSNGDTLVSLPRDSDVEIPTFVGSESGKTYKGTGRHVKLNAAYATDGPELLVRTIEFNTGLRIDHYVEIGFAGFANIVDAVGGVEITIDKAFKDKYSGADFQAGKQTLNGEEALAFVRTRHAFAASDLERTKNQQKFLAALAHEVATPGTVLNPFALYPTMSAGLDSLIVDKDMGLYDLGSMFFAMKGVNGGDGTSLNMPISGSSGGNLVWDKTKVKQLVNELNNDEKVTVTGS, encoded by the coding sequence ATGAACGATTGGCCCGAGGGATGGTCCGACAGCGACCGCGGCAACCGGTACGGCGGCGGCAGCGCCAACGCGCAGCCCGAGAGCCCGCGTGTCATGCGGCAGGTCCGCCGCGGCCCGGCCGCGCCGCCGCAGGGCGGGGGTGTTCCGCAGCAGCCGTCGTACGTCAACGGTCAGGGGTACGGCGACTTCACCGACGCCCGGGGCGCCGGCTACGACAGCGGCTACAGCTCGGGCCAGGTCTACGGGGGCGGCGGGGGCGACTCCGGTGGTCCCGGGGACCCCGGGGGCTACGGGACCCGCGCCCCGCGCCCCGCTCCGAACTGGCGCCGGCGCATCAAGTGGACGGCGATCAGCGTCCTGACCGTGCTGGTCGTCACCTCGGTCGGCACCTACTTCTGGGCCGACGGCAAGCTGAAGCGCGAGGTCGACCTGTCGAAGGTCATCGACCGGCCCGAGGGCGGCGACGGGACGAACTACCTGATCGTCGGCTCCGACAGCCGTGAGGGCCTGTCCGCCGAGGAGAAGAAGGAACTGCACACCGGTTCCGCCGAGGGCAAGCGCACGGACTCGATGATGATCCTGCACGTCGGCTCCAACGGCGACACGCTGGTCTCGCTCCCGCGCGACTCCGACGTGGAGATCCCGACGTTCGTCGGCTCCGAGTCCGGCAAGACGTACAAGGGCACCGGCCGGCACGTGAAGCTGAACGCCGCGTACGCGACGGACGGCCCGGAACTGCTGGTGCGCACGATCGAGTTCAACACCGGCCTGCGCATCGACCACTACGTCGAGATCGGCTTCGCCGGCTTCGCGAACATCGTCGACGCGGTCGGCGGTGTCGAGATCACCATCGACAAGGCCTTCAAGGACAAGTACTCGGGCGCCGACTTCCAGGCGGGCAAGCAGACCCTGAACGGCGAGGAGGCGCTGGCCTTCGTCCGCACCCGGCACGCGTTCGCCGCGTCCGACCTGGAGCGCACCAAGAACCAGCAGAAGTTCCTCGCGGCCCTCGCCCACGAGGTGGCGACCCCGGGCACGGTCCTGAACCCCTTCGCGCTCTACCCGACGATGAGCGCGGGCCTGGACTCGCTCATCGTCGACAAGGACATGGGGCTGTACGACCTGGGGTCCATGTTCTTCGCTATGAAGGGTGTCAACGGCGGCGACGGCACCTCGCTGAACATGCCGATCTCCGGCTCCTCCGGCGGCAACCTCGTCTGGGACAAGACGAAGGTGAAGCAGCTGGTGAACGAGTTGAACAACGACGAGAAGGTCACGGTCACCGGCAGCTGA
- a CDS encoding TIGR03089 family protein, translated as MTATDRTPADLLRSALATDPARPLVTFYDDATGERVELSVATFANWVAKTANLLQDGLSAEPGDRVALLLPAHWQTAVWLLACSSVGVVADVAGDPARADVVVAGPGHFEAGLACRGERYALSLAPLGRRFVPGPPEGYEDYAVNVPTFGDRFAPYVPVGPEEPALIVAGAEYTGAEIVERARASAAGLGLTGPGSRLLSGLPYDTWEGLAAGLYAPLASGGSVVLCRNLAEADEEAVARRVESERVTATAR; from the coding sequence GTGACTGCCACCGACCGCACCCCTGCCGACCTGCTGCGTTCCGCGCTCGCCACGGATCCCGCACGCCCCTTGGTGACCTTCTACGACGACGCCACAGGCGAACGGGTCGAATTGTCCGTGGCCACCTTCGCCAACTGGGTGGCCAAGACCGCCAACCTCCTTCAGGACGGGCTGTCCGCCGAGCCCGGCGACCGGGTCGCGCTGCTGCTGCCCGCGCACTGGCAGACGGCGGTGTGGCTGCTGGCGTGTTCGTCGGTGGGTGTCGTCGCGGACGTGGCCGGGGACCCGGCGCGCGCGGATGTCGTCGTCGCCGGACCCGGGCACTTCGAGGCGGGGCTGGCGTGCCGGGGCGAGCGGTACGCGCTGTCGCTTGCGCCGCTCGGGCGACGGTTCGTGCCGGGTCCTCCCGAGGGGTACGAGGACTACGCCGTGAACGTCCCGACGTTCGGGGACCGTTTCGCGCCGTACGTTCCCGTGGGCCCCGAGGAGCCCGCACTGATCGTGGCCGGGGCGGAGTACACGGGGGCGGAGATCGTGGAACGGGCGCGCGCGTCGGCGGCGGGACTGGGGCTCACGGGGCCCGGGTCCCGGCTGCTGTCGGGGCTGCCGTACGACACATGGGAGGGGCTCGCCGCCGGGCTGTACGCGCCGCTGGCGAGCGGGGGGTCCGTGGTGCTGTGCCGGAACCTGGCGGAGGCCGACGAGGAGGCTGTCGCCAGGCGGGTGGAGAGCGAGCGGGTGACGGCGACCGCACGGTAG